The Tamandua tetradactyla isolate mTamTet1 chromosome 23, mTamTet1.pri, whole genome shotgun sequence genome includes a window with the following:
- the SRCAP gene encoding helicase SRCAP isoform X1, with translation MWTTSSGLSPSPSVCFRRNSPQYGSTVEVQTFTGGVVSAHTGAPETGGPERRLGRPGGPRALEGGSRWPVAQNEASSQHALQPDASPSASSSGDNDPVILQASNKEPGSGTMQSSPSPAHSQLPILQTQMVSDGMTGSNPVSPASSSSPASSGAGGISPQHLAQDSSLDGPPGPPDGPTVPLEGLNLPQAADLSNKGPKWEKSHAEIAEQAKHEAEIETRIAELRKEGFWSLKRLPKVPEPSRPKGHWDYLCEEMQWLSADFAQERRWKRGVARKVVRMVIRHHEEQRQKEERARREEQAKLRRIASTMAKDVRQFWSNVEKVVQFKQQSRLEEKRKKALDLHLDFIVGQTEKYSDLLSQSLNQPLASSKAGSSPCLGSSHTGSAASSPPPPASRLDDEDGDFQPQEEEEEDDEETIEVEEQQEGNDAETQRREIELLRREGELPLEELLRSLPPQLLGGPSSPSQTASSHDSDNRDGPDEGGEEEPSQVLKGKPLPSSVTQRNKQPWHPDEDDEEFTANEDEAEDEEDTIAAEEQLEGEVDHTMELSELAREGELSMEELLQQYAGAYASDASASGSGSSEEEEEEEETEANSSDCEPEEGMEAEEAPQEDSSSESDSAEEQSEDEEDDHSEEEETSGSSESEESESDDSEEAPSQSQADEEEEEDDFGVEYLLARDEEQSEADGGSGPPTPGPTTALGPKKEITDIAAAAESLQPKGYTLATTQVKTPIPLLLRGQLREYQHIGLDWLVTMYEKKLNGILADEMGLGKTIQTISLLAHLACEKGNWGPHLIIVPTSVMLNWEMELKRWCPSFKILTYYGAQKERKLKRQGWTKPNAFHVCITSYKLVLQDHQAFRRKNWRYLILDEAQNIKNFKSQRWQSLLNFNSQRRLLLTGTPLQNSLMELWSLMHFLMPHVFQSHREFKEWFSNPLTGMIEGSQEYNEGLVKRLHKVLRPFLLRRVKVDVEKQMPKKYEHVIRCRLSKRQRCLYDDFMAQTTTKETLATGHFMSVINILMQLRKVCNHPNLFDPRPVTSPFITLGICFSTASLVLRATDVHPLQRIDMGRFDLIGLEGRVSRYEADSFLPRHRLSRRVLLEVATAPDPPPRPKPVKMKVNRMLQPVPKQEGRTVVVVNSPRTPLGPVPVRPPPGPELSAQLNPGPTPPVLPAPLMVSSSTAGPPLIPASRPTGPVLLPPLQPNSGPLPQVLPAPLGVLGGTSRPPTPTLSLKPAPPAPLRLSPAPPPGSTSLLKPLTVPPGYTFPPASTTTSATTATATTTAVPAPTPAPQRLILSPDMQARLPSGEVVSIGQLASLAQRPVASAGGSKPLTFQIQGNKLTLTGAQVRQLAVGQPRPLQMPPTMVNNTGVVKIVVRQAPRDGLASVPPLAPAPRPSSSGLPAVLTARPTLTPSRLPTTTLGTARAPIPTPTLVRPLLKLVHGPSPEVSGSAPGATPLTISSPVPGAPSSPMPVPHSSPLASPVSSTVSVPVPSSLPISVSTTLPAPASAPLPIPISTPIPVSASGPALLTTVTPTLAPVVSAAPGPPTLVPAGNSPSASALTLGLATTPSLTPSQAPSHSLLLAPTSSHVPGLNSAVAPACSPVLVPASALASPFPAAPNPAPAQASLLAPAPSASQALATSLAPMAAPQTAILAPSPAPLTPLPVLAPSPRPAPVLAPSQTPVSVLATSSAPGTALVSASSLVPAPTPMLAPSSTQTMVPTPVPSPLPSPASTQTLALTPALTSTLGVSSPSQTHSLGTGNPQAPIPAQTLSLTPASSLVPAQAQTLSLAPGPPLGPTQTLSLAPAPPLAPASPMGPTPAHTLTLAPSSSSASLLAPASVQTLTLSPAPVPVPTLGLAAAQTLALTPASAQAPASQPSSLVVSASGSSPLPVTMVSRLPVHKDEPETLTLRSGPPSPPSTATSFSGPRPRRQPPPPPRSPFYLDSLEEKRKQQRSERLERIFHLSEAHGALAPVYGTEVLDFCTLPQPVASPIGCHAPGPSHPTFWTFTEAARQAVLFPQQRLDQLSEIIERFIFVMPPVEAPPPSLHACHPPPWLAPRQAAFQEQLAFELWPRARPLHRIVCNMRTQFPDLRLIQYDCGKLQTLAVLLRQLKAEGHRVLIFTQMTRMLDVLEQFLTYHGHLYLRLDGSTRVEQRQALMERFNADKRIFCFILSTRSGGVGVNLTGADTVVFYDSDWNPTMDAQAQDRCHRIGQTRDVHIYRLISERTVEENILKKANQKRMLGDMAIEGGNFTTAYFKQQTIRELFDMPLEEPSGSSAPSAPDEEEEAVASKQTHILEQALCRAEDEEDIRAATQAKAEQVAELAEFNENDGFLAGEGEESGRPGAEDEEMSRAELEIAALVEQLTPIERYAMKFLEASLEEVSREELKQAEEQVEAARKDLDQAKEEVFRLPQEEEEGPGAGDEVSCGTGGGNHRRSKKSKAPERPGTRVSERLRGARAETQGTNHTPVTPAHHTRSTSMPTRCSPARERIPRPAPRSRPTPAPAAIPVPIPYPNPISSPNPISVLPAHVLPPPPLQIPPSCSSPACTPPPACSPPPVHTPPPVQTPLLTPSSPPPPLVGPPSGPVSPSVTNLSLGLRPEAELCAQTQASTESLELAGMANFETSPPTLVTPKDLMPVAVEVLPMSEKNISLTPSASSPTLEAGSIPNGQEQEVPEPAEGTILTVLPEGEEVPTCLSESNGLELPPSAPFDEPFQEPLESARNSEEMVEPQTRTSSPEKLQELRTAEVTAPSASSSATSSPEGPSSVRPPRRRTSADVEIRGQGTGRPGQPPGPKVLRKLPGRLVTVVEEKELVRRRRQQRGPATTSVSGVSETGTSPASPPTHGMSGLESSPPTSGPCEATPRSILPTPAQQPFIARRRIELGVTGGGSPENGEGALLAITPPAVKRRRGRPPKKNKSLADAGRGVEETPSSISKGKSNGADPVPGPETLIVTEPVLGPQLIPGPQPFGSQPIHKPEPIVLSPVEKRRRGRPPKARDLPIPGTISSPGDGSLESRTQPLPLPSPLPPLSPLITCPTAPVTNTVTTVTISASPPKRKRGRPPKNPPSPRPSQLPVLDHDSSSVLESCGLGRRRQPQGQGESEGSSSDEDGGRPLTRLARLRLEAEGMRGRKSEGSMVVAVIQDDLDAVESGPGGLELTPPVVSLAPKLRSTRLRPGSLVPPLETEKVPRKRAGASMTGAPGLAKRGRLQPPSPLGPEGSVEESEAEVSGEEDEGDGTPRRRPGPRRLGGANQGDQRILRSSAPPHLVGPTSSHRGRKAKT, from the exons ATGTGGACTACTTCCTCAGGGCTGTCTCCTTCCCCTTCTGTTTGTTTCAGGCGTAATTCCCCTCAGTACGGCAGCACCGTGGAAGTGCAGACTTTCACAGGGGGTGTGGTCTCAGCTCACACAG GTGCTCCAGAGACCGGTGGACCTGAGCGGAGGCTGGGACGCCCTGGTGGGCCCCGGGCCCTGGAAGGCGGGTCCCGGTGGCCGGTGGCCCAGAATGAGGCCAGCTCCCAGCATGCCCTGCAGCCGGACGCCAGCCCCTCGGCTAGCAGCAGTGGTGACAACGACCCAGTCATTCTTCAGGCATCCAATAAGGAGCCTGGGAGTGGGACCATGCAGAGCAGCCCCTCCCCTGCTCACTCTCAACTCCCAATCCTACAGACACAG ATGGTGTCGGACGGCATGACAGGCAGCAATCCTGTGTCCCCTGCCTCGTCCAGTTCCCCGGCCTCTAGTGGGGCAGGTGGCATCTCTCCCCAGCACTTAGCTCAAGATTCCTCTCTGGATGGACCTCCAGGCCCCCCCGATGGTCCCACAGTACCCCTGGAGGGGCTCAACTTACCCCAGGCTGCTGACCTGTCTAACAAGGGCCCAAAGTGGGAGAAGAGTCATGCTGAAATTGCAGAGCAGGCCAAGCAT GAGGCTGAGATTGAGACTCGGATTGCTGAACTCCGGAAGGAGGGTTTCTGGTCACTGAAGAGACTGCCTAAGGTGCCGGAGCCGTCTCGCCCCAAAGGCCACTGGGACTATCTGTGTGAAGAGATGCAGTGGCTCTCTGCTGACTTTGCTCAGGAGCGCCGTTGGAAACGAGGTGTGGCCCGTAAG GTGGTGCGCATGGTGATCCGGCATCACGAGGAGCAGCGGCAGAAAGAAGAGCGGGCCCGGAGGGAAGAGCAGGCCAAGTTGCGTCGAATCGCTTCCACCATGGCCAAGGACGTCAGGCAGTTTTGGAGTAATGTGGAGAAG GTAGTGCAATTCAAGCAACAGTCCCGGCTTGAGGAAAAGCGCAAAAAAGCTCTGGACCTGCACCTGGACTTCATTGTGGGACAAACTGAAAAGTATTCAGACCTTCTGTCACAGAGCCTCAACCAGCCATTAGCATCCAGCAAAGCTGGCTCCTCCCCTTGCCTTGGCTCTTCCCACACTGGCTCAGCTGCTTCCAGTCCTCCACCTCCTGCTTCCCGGCTGGATGATGAAG ATGGGGACTTCCAGCcccaagaggaagaagaagaggatgaTGAGGAGACAATTGAGGTTGAAGAACAACAGGAAGGCAACGACGCAGAAACCCAGAGGCGTGAGATTGAGCTACTTCGACGTGAGGGAGAATTGCCACTGGAAGAGCTGCTCCGTTCCCTGCCCCCTCAGCTGCTGGGAGGGCCTTCCAGCCCCTCACAAACTGCCTCATCTCACGATAGTGACAACCGAGATGGGCCTGATGAAGGTGGTGAGGAAGAGCCTTCTCAGGTGTTGAAG GGAAAGCCCCTACCTTCCTCCGTCACGCAGCGCAACAAACAACCTTGGCATCCAGATGAAGATGATGAAGAGTTTACTGCCAATGAGGATGAAG CGGAGGATGAAGAGGACACCATAGCAGCTGAAGAGCAGTTGGAAGGGGAAGTGGATCATACCATGGAACTAAGCGAGTTGGCTCGAGAAG ggGAGCTGTCTATGGAGGAGCTACTGCAGCAGTATGCAGGGGCCTATGCCTCTGATGCCTCAGCCTCAGGCTCTGGGAGCagtgaagaggaagaggaagaggaggagactgaggcaAATAGCTCTGACTGTGAACCAGAGGAGGGCATGGAAGCTGAAGAGGCTCCTCAGGAGGATAGTAGCAGTGAGTCAG ATTCTGCTGAAGAGCAGAGCGAGGATGAGGAAGATGATCATTCGGAGGAGGAAGAAACCAGCGGGAGTTCAGAATCAGAGGAATCAGAGTCTGATGATTCTGAAGAGGCCCCATCACAGAGCCAAGcagatgaggaagaggaagaagatgatTTTGGGGTGGAGTACCTACTCGCCCGAGATGAAGAGCAGAGTGAGGCAGATGGGGGCAGTGGACCTCCCACCCCAGGACCCACCACCGCTCTAGGCCCTAAAAAAGAAATTACTGACATTGCAGCAGCAGCTGAAAGTCTCCAGCCCAAGGGTTACACCTTGGCCACTACCCAG GTGAAGACGCCTATTCCCCTGCTGCTGCGGGGCCAGCTCCGGGAGTACCAACACATTGGGCTGGACTGGCTGGTTACTATGTATGAGAAGAAGCTTAATGGCATTCTTGCTGATGAGATGGGGCTTGGCAAGACAATCCAGACCATCTCTCTGCTTGCCCACTTAGCCTGTGAGAAAG GTAACTGGGGTCCCCATTTGATCATTGTCCCAACCAGTGTGATGTTGAACTGGGAGATGGAGCTGAAACGTTGGTGTCCCAGCTTTAAAATCCTCACTTATTATGGAGCCCAGAAAGAGAGGAAGCTCAAGCGGCAG GGATGGACCAAGCCCAATGCCTTCCATGTATGCATCACATCTTACAAGCTGGTGCTGCAGGACCACCAGGCCTTCCGCCGCAAGAACTGGCGTTATCTCATTCTGGATGAGGCTCAGAACATTAAGAACTTCAAATCACAGCGCTGGCAGTCATTGCTCAACTTCAATAG CCAGAGGCGCCTGCTCTTGACAGGAACTCCCTTGCAGAACAGTCTCATGGAGCTGTGGTCCTTGATGCACTTTTTGATGCCCCATGTCTTCCAGTCTCATCGCGAGTTCAAGGAGTGGTTCTCTAATCCCCTAACTGGCATGATTGAGGGCAGTCAAGAGTATAATGAAGGGCTAGTTAAACGCCTCCACAAG GTTTTGCGGCCGTTTTTGCTGCGCCGAGTTAAGGTAGATGTTGAGAAGCAGATGCCCAAAAAGTATGAGCATGTTATCCGCTGCCGGCTCTCCAAGCGCCAGCGCTGTCTCTATGATGACTTCATGGCACAGACCAC GACTAAGGAGACACTAGCCACAGGCCATTTCATGAGTGTCATCAACATTTTGATGCAACTGCGAAAAGTCTGTAATCATCCAAATTTGTTTGACCCTCGGCCTGTTACTTCCCCCTTCATCACCCTAGGCATCTGCTTCAGCACCGCCTCTCTGGTGCTGAGGGCCACTGATGTCCACCCACTCCAG CGGATAGACATGGGTCGTTTTGACCTTATTGGCCTGGAGGGCCGTGTCTCTCGATATGAGGCTGACAGTTTTCTTCCCCGGCATCGCCTTTCCCGCCGGGTACTGCTAGAGGTGGCTACTGCTCCTGACCCTCCACCCCGGCCCAAGCCAGTCAAGATGAAGGTCAACAG gatgcTGCAACCTGTGCCCAAGCAAGAAGGCCGGACAGTGGTGGTGGTGAACAGCCCTCGGACTCCCCTGGGTCCTGTCCCAGTCCGACCCCCTCCAGGCCCTGAACTCTCAGCCCAGCTCAACCCTGGTCCAACCCCACCAGTGCTGCCAGCACCACTGATGGTGTCATCTTCAACTGCTGGGCCCCCACTTATTCCAGCATCCCGACCCACCGGCCCTGTTTTGTTGCCCCCACTGCAGCCAAACAGTGGTCCTCTCCCCCAGG TTTTGCCAGCTCCCCTGGGGGTCCTGGGTGGCACCTCACGGCCCCCCACACCAACCCTGTCCCTGAAGCCGGCTCCACCTGCCCCACTTCGCCTCAGTCCAGCTCCACCCCCAGGCTCCACCAGCCTGTTGAAGCCCCTGACAGTGCCACCTGGCTACACCTTCCCTCCTGCTTCCACCACCACCTCTGCCACTACGGCCACTGCTACCACTACAGCAGTGCCAGCTCCAACTCCTGCACCACAGCGCCTCATCCTTTCTCCCGATATGCAGGCTCGCCTACCCT CAGGCGAAGTGGTCAGCATCGGACAGTTGGCCTCACTGGCACAACGTCCAGTGGCTAGTGCAGGGGGAAGCAAACCACTTACCTTCCAAATCCAGGGCAACAAGCTGACTTTGACTGGTGCCCAGGTGCGCCAGCTTGCTGTGGGGCAGCCCCGCCCGCTGCAAA TGCCACCAACCATGGTGAATAATACGGGAGTGGTGAAGATTGTAGTGCGACAGGCCCCACGGGATGGACTGGCTTCTGTTCCTCCATTGGCTCCAGCGCCCCGGCCTTCAAGCTCTGGGCTTCCAGCTGTGTTGACTGCACGTCCCACATTAACTCCTAGCCGGCTGCCCACAACTACTCTGGGTACTGCCCGGGCCCCCATACCCACACCCACTCTGGTGAGGCCCCTTCTCAAGCTGGTCCACGGTCCTTCGCCCGAAGTCAGTG GTTCAGCACCTGGAGCCACTCCCTTAACCATCTCTTCTCCTGTCCCTGGGGCACCCTCTTCTCCAATGCCAGTTCCTCACTCCTCTCCCCTTGCTAGCCCTGTGTCCTCCACGGTTTCAGTCCCTGTCCCATCTTCACTGCCCATCTCCGTCTCTACCACGCTTCCTGCCCCAGCCTCAGCCCCGCTCCCCATCCCCATCTCAACCCCAATACCTGTTTCGGCTTCGGGCCCAGCTCTGTTGACCACTGTGACTCCAACACTGGCACCTGTTGTCTCAGCGGCTCCTGGACCTCCCACTTTGGTGCCAGCTGGGAATTCCCCATCAGCGTCAGCTTTGACTCTAGGTTTGGCCACAACTCCATCCCTGACTCCATCTCAGGCACCCAGTCACTCTCTGTTGTTGGCTCCCACCTCTTCACATGTTCCAGGGTTGAACTCAGCCGTGGCTCCAGCATGCTCACCTGTCCTGGTGCCAGCTTCAGCTCTGGCTAGTCCTTTTCCAGCAGCGCCAAATCCAGCTCCAGCTCAGGCTTCCCTCTTGGCTCCAGCACCTTCTGCATCTCAGGCTCTGGCCACCTCTCTGGCTCCCATGGCGGCTCCACAGACAGCAATTCTGGCTCCTTCTCCAGCTCCTCTGACTCCTCTTCCAGTCCTGGCTCCATCACCACGTCCTGCTCCTGTCCTGGCTCCATCGCAGACTCCAGTTTCAGTTCTGGCTACATCATCTGCTCCAGGAACTGCTTTAGTCTCAGCTTCTTCACTGGTGCCAGCCCCAACTCCTATGTTGGCTCCATCATCGACCCAGACCATGGTACCAACCCCAGTTCCATCACCTCTCCCAAGCCCGGCTTCTACACAGACACTGGCCCTAACCCCAGCTTTAACATCCACTCTTGGTGTCTCATCTCCGTCTCAGACACACTCTTTGGGAACGGGGAACCCTCAGGCGCCCATTCCAGCTCAGACATTGTCATTGACTCCCGCATCATCCCTGGTACCAGCTCAAGCCCAGACACTGTCTTTGGCACCGGGACCACCGCTGGGTCCAACACAAACACTGTCTCTGGCTCCAGCACCCCCTTTGGCTCCAGCTTCTCCAATGGGCCCAACCCCAGCTCACACGCTGACTTTGGCTCCGTCGTCGTCATCTGCTTCACTCCTGGCCCCAGCTTCAGTGCAAACACTGACCTTGAGCCCTGCCCCAGTTCCAGTGCCCACCCTGGGCCTGGCTGCAGCTCAGACCCTGGCTCTCACCCCAGCCTCAGCACAGGCCCCAGCCTCCCAGCCATCTTCCCTTGTGGTCTCGGCATCTGGCTCTTCTCCCTTGCCTGTCACCATGGTATCCCGGTTGCCTGTTCACAAGGATGAGCCTGAGACACTGACATTGCGCTCTGGTCCACCCAGCCCTCCTTCCACTGCTACCTCGTTCAGTGGCCCCCGGCCTCGACGCCAACCCCCCCCGCCACCTCGCTCCCCTTTCTATCTG GACTCCCTGGAGGAAAAGCGTAAGCAGCAGCGGTCTGAACGCCTGGAACGGATTTTCCACCTTAGCGAGGCTCATGGGGCTCTGGCACCCGTGTATGGAACTGAAGTCCTGGATTTCTGTACCCTCCCTCAACCTGTTGCCAGCCCCATTGGCTGTCATGCTCCTGGTCCCAGCCACCCCACTTTTTGGACTTTTACCGAGGCTGCCCGCCAGGCTgttctgtttccccagcaacGACTGGACCAGCTGTCAGAAATCATTGAGAG GTTCATCTTTGTCATGCCTCCTGTGGAGGCACCCCCCCCTTCCCTGCATGCCTGCCACCCACCTCCTTGGCTGGCACCACGTCAGGCAGCCTTCCAGGAGCAATTGGCCTTCGAGCTCTGGCCCCGGGCTCGTCCTTTGCACCGTATTGTATGTAACATGCGTACCCAGTTCCCTGATTTGCGGCTCATCCAGTATGATTGTG GAAAACTGCAAACGTTGGCAGTGTTGCTGCGGCAACTCAAGGCAGAGGGCCACCGGGTGCTGATCTTCACCCAGATGACCCGAATGCTGGATGTGCTGGAGCAGTTTCTGACGTACCATGGTCACCTCTACTTGCGCCTCGATGGCTCGACTAGAGTTGAACAGAGACAG gCCTTGATGGAACGGTTCAATGCAGACAAACGCATATTCTGCTTCATCCTTTCAACTCGGAGTGGGGGTGTGGGCGTGAACCTGACAGGAGCAGACACTGTTGTCTTTTACGACAGTGACTGGAATCCTACCATGGATGCTCAGGCCCAGGATCGCTGTCACCGAATTGGCCAGACCCGAGATGTCCACATCTATAG GCTTATCAGTGAACGGACAGTGGAGGAGAACATTCTTAAAAAGGCAAATCAGAAGAGAATGTTAGGAGACATGGCCATTGAAGGAGGCAACTTCACCACAGCCTATTTTAAACAG CAGACTATCCGAGAGCTGTTTGATATGCCCCTGGAAGAGCCATCTGGCTCATCTGCACCTTCTGCCCCTGACGAGGAGGAGGAGGCTGTGGCCAGCAAGCAGACCCATATCCTGGAGCAG GCATTGTGTCGGGCAGAGGATGAGGAGGATATCCGTGCAGCCACCCAGGCCAAGGCTGAACAGGTGGCTGAGCTTGCAGAGTTCAATGAGAATGATGGGTTTCTTGCTGGTGAAGGAGAGGAGAGTGGTCGACCTGGGGCTGAGGATGAGGAGATGTCACGGGCAGAGCTAGAAATTGCTGCCCTTGTAGAACAG CTAACCCCCATTGAACGCTATGCCATGAAATTCCTGGAAGCCTCACTGGAGGAGGTGAGCCGCGAGGAGCTCAAGCAGGCAGAA GAGCAAGTGGAAGCTGCCCGGAAGGACCTGGACCAAGCCAAGGAGGAGGTGTTCCGCCTACCccaagaggaggaggaggggccaggggctggggatgAGGTTTCCTGCGGGACCGGTGGAGGCAACCACCGGCGCAGTAAGAAGTCCAAGGCCCCTGAGAGGCCGGGGACCCGTGTCAGTGAGCGTCTTCGTGGAGCCCGGGCTGAGACTCAAGGGACAAACCACACTCCTGTCACACCCGCCCATCATACCCGCAGCACCTCCATGCCCACCCGCTGCAGCCCCGCTAGGGAACGAATTCCCCGGCCAGCACCTAGGTCTCGACCCACTCCAGCTCCTGCTGCAATTCCTGTACCAATTCCCTACCCCAACCCCATTTCATCCCCAAATCCAATATCCGTTCTTCCTGCCCATGTCTTGCCTCCCCCTCCTTTGCAGATTCCTCCCTCTTGTTCTTCTCCTGCCTGCACCCCTCCTCCTGCCTGTAGCCCTCCACCAGTTCATACTCCCCCACCAGTCCAAACCCCTCTCCtaactccctcctcccctcctcctcctctggttGGTCCACCTTCTGGGCCTGTTTCCCCCTCAGTCACCAATCTCTCCTTGGGCTTGAGGCCTGAGGCAGAGCTGTGTGCGCAAACACAGGCGTCTACTGAGTCCCTGGAACTTGCTGGCATGGCCAATTTTGAAACTTCCCCTCCTACTCTGGTGACCCCCAAGGATCTGATGCCAGTTGCTGTTGAGGTCCTGCCCATGTCAGAGAAGAACATTTCTCTTACCCCTTCTGCATCTAGCCCAACTCTGGAGGCTGGCAGCATCCCCAACGGTCAAGAACAGGAGGTGCCAGAGCCTGCTGAGGGGACCATCCTTACAGTGCTGCCTGAGGGTGAGGAGGTGCCCACCTGTTTGAGTGAGAGCAATGGGCTGGAGCTTCCACCCTCAGCACCATTTGATGAGCCTTTTCAGGAGCCATTGGAGTCTGCCAGGAACTCTGAAGAGATGGTGGAACCCCAGACTCGAACTTCCAGCCCAGAGAAACTGCAGGAACTCCGTACAGCTGAGGTTACAGCTCCATCAGCCTCATCCTCGGCCACCTCCTCACCTGAGGGACCTTCTTCAGTCCGGCCTCCTCGGCGTCGTACCAGTGCTGATGTAGAAATTCGGGGTCAGGGGACTGGTCGGCCGGGGCAGCCTCCAGGTCCCAAAGTGCTTCGCAAGCTTCCAGGACGGCTAGTGACTGTGGTTGAGGAGAAGGAACTGGTGAGGAGACGGCGACAACAGCGGGGCCCTGCTACCACCTCAGTGTCTGGGGTCTCTGAGACCGGTACCAGCCCAGCAAGCCCACCCACCCATGGCATGTCAGGGCTGGAATCCTCACCTCCCACCAGTGGGCCCTGTGAAGCTACTCCCCGATCCATACTGCCCACCCCAGCTCAGCAACCCTTCATAGCTCGCCGTCGCATTGAGCTGGGGGTGACTGGTGGAGGCAGCCCAGAGAATGGAGAAGGAGCACTGCTTGCCATCACTCCACCTGCTGTGAAACGTCGGAGGGGGAGGCCCCCCAAGAAAAATAAGTCTCTAGCAGATGCTGGGCGAGGGGTGGAGGAGACACCCTCATCCATCTCTAAGGGAAAAAGCAACGGGGCTGACCCAGTTCCTGGGCCTGAGACCCTCATTGTTACAGAACCTGTCCTGGGACCCCAGCTTATTCCTGGGCCCCAACCTTTTGGATCCCAGCCAATTCACAAACCCGAGCCCATCGTCTTGTCACCTGTGGAGAAAAGAAGGCGTGGGCGGCCACCTAAGGCACGAGATTTGCCCATCCCTGGGACCATTTCCTCTCCTGGGGATGGCAGCTTAGAGAGCCGGACACAGCCACTCCCACTGCCATCACCCCTTCCACCACTTTCACCGCTCATAACTTGTCCCACTGCTCCTGTCACCAACACTGTCACCACCGTCACCATTTCAGCCTCCCCACCCAAGCGGAAGCGGGGCCGACCTCCCAAGAATCCACCATCACCTCGGCCCAGCCAGCTCCCTGTCTTGGACCATGACAGCTCTTCTGTTCTTGAGAGCTGTGGACTGGGGAGGCGGCGGCAACCCCAGGGCCAGGGGGAGAGTGAGGGCAGTTCCTCTGATGAGGATGGAGGCCGCCCTCTCACCCGCCTGGCCCGCCTACGGCTTGAAGCAGAGGGAATGCGGGGACGAAAGAGTGAAGGATCCATGGTGGTGGCAGTAATTCAGGATGACCTGGATGCGGTAGAGAGTGGGCCAGGCGGGTTGGAATTGACTCCTCCTGTGGTCTCCTTGGCCCCAAAACTGCGCTCAACCCGGCTGCGCCCAGGGTCTCTAGTCCCCCCACTAGAGACTGAGAAGGTGCCTCGCAAACGGGCAGGTGCCTCAATGACTGGGGCTCCTGGGCTGGCAAAGCGGGGCCGCTTACAGCCCCCGAGTCCCCTGGGACCTGAGGGTTCAGTAGAGGAGTCTGAGGCTGAAGTCTCAGGCGAAGAGGATGAAGGGGATGGCACCCCTCGCCGCAGGCCTGGTCCCCGCCGTCTTGGTGGGGCCAACCAAGGGGACCAGCGCATCCTGCGCAGCAGTGCCCCTCCCCACCTGGTTGGCCCTACCAGTAGTCACAGAGGCCGCAAGGCTAAGACGTGA